The genomic segment GACTTCGAGAACAACGGAAAGGCTGAGAAATGATCCTGGTGACGGGGGCTTCCGGCAATGTCGGCGGTGAGCTGGTCGGCGTGCTCGCCGCGGCCGGACGGCCGGTGCGTGCGCTGATCCGCGACACGGAGAGGTTCGAGGCCCGGCCGGGCGTGGAGGTCGTGACCGGGGACCTGAACCGCGCCGAGACCCTGACCGGTGCGCTCGACGGAGTGGAGGGCGTCTTCCTTCTCGGCGGGTTCGCCGACATGCTCGGCGTCCTGGACCGGATCCGCTCGGCCGGGGCCGGACACGTCGTTCTGCTGTCGTCCCGGTCGGTGGCAGGCGGCGACCCGGCGAACGCGATCGTGGCGATGCACCAGGACTCCGAGGCGGCGGTCCGCGGGTCCGGAGTCGGCTGGACGATCCTCCGCTCCAGCGGCTTCATGTCGAACACCTTCGAGTGGGTCCCGCAACTCCGCGACGGCGACGAGGTCCATGCGCCCTTCGCCGAGGTCGGGATCGCCGTCATCGACCCGTACGACATCGCCTCGGTCGCGGCGGCGGTGCTGAACGACCCGGATTACCACGGCAGGCACCTCCACATCAGCGGCCCCGAGGCCCTGCGCCCGGCCGACCGCCTGGCGACCCTCGCCAGGGTCCTCGGCCGCCCGTTGACGTTCCGCGCCCAGCCCGACGCCGAGGCGCGGGCCGAGATGAGCCGTACGGTCCCGGAACGGTACGTCGACGCCTTCTTCCGGTTCTTCTCCGACGGAGACTTCGACGACGCCCCGGTCCTGCCGACGGTCGAGGTCGTCACCGGCCGCCCCGCGCGCACCTTCGAGGACTGGGCGACCGCCCACGCCGGAGCGTTCTCCTGAGTGCGCGGCTGCTGGTCCCGGCGACGTTCGTCACCTCGCTCGGGAACAACATCCAGCTGATCGCCTCCACGCTGCTGCTCGTCCGGGCGAACGGGACGATGCTCGCGGTCGGCTGGCTGTTCATCGCGGTCGCGCTGCCCCAGGCGGTGCTCTCCCCGTGGTTCGGCCGGCTCGCCGACCGGTTCGACCGGCGCAGGCTCTGGCTCGGCTGCGACCTGACCAGCGCTGTGGCCGCCCTCGCCCTTCCGCTGGGCGGCCACAGCAGCCACATCGTGTACGGCTCGAACTTCGCACTCGCCGTGGTCAGCGCGCTGTTCATGCCGACGAGCGCGGCTCTGATCAAGGAACGAGTGCCATCCGGTGAACTCCGCCGGTTCAACGCCCGGTACGAGATCGCGCTCCAGGCCGGCTCGCTCCTCTCGGCCTCGGTCGGGGGATGGGCCGTGCAAGGCCTCGGACCCGACCTGTTGTTCACTTTCAACGCGGCTACCTTCGCGGTCTCCGGGCTCTTCGTCTACCAAGTCGGCAGGC from the Streptomyces sp. RKAG293 genome contains:
- a CDS encoding NAD(P)H-binding protein, with translation MILVTGASGNVGGELVGVLAAAGRPVRALIRDTERFEARPGVEVVTGDLNRAETLTGALDGVEGVFLLGGFADMLGVLDRIRSAGAGHVVLLSSRSVAGGDPANAIVAMHQDSEAAVRGSGVGWTILRSSGFMSNTFEWVPQLRDGDEVHAPFAEVGIAVIDPYDIASVAAAVLNDPDYHGRHLHISGPEALRPADRLATLARVLGRPLTFRAQPDAEARAEMSRTVPERYVDAFFRFFSDGDFDDAPVLPTVEVVTGRPARTFEDWATAHAGAFS